A region from the Methanofollis liminatans DSM 4140 genome encodes:
- a CDS encoding tetratricopeptide repeat protein gives MTDEPSDDPRKEAFALYEEGRYQESIGVCTRTPGDASLAVLVAKNLVALGEYEEAEAQVRDLLVKMPESSYLHSFLGGVLAARGADGAIAEYAEAIQLDPGNEEALRAYSAYFTGSGDHRSAIPLLSALARLSGKREDAIALVRCLIEAGEGEEALVAYEELLGSTGADVDYIDALMVAGRHREAAAASINAFRERKDPTFLRQYLAAVAAFDRKGALKLFPHFLKDCPDDDLAFDHVLLLKSEGRCREALEGCEELIARNPHPIYQLVACELIAATGSTDLARQGYEGLIGEEMHRMDDPESLGMVIEAYEGFLRKTLNPTTVPPCYLATVSSDANVVSLIRTGLFYASFGHTTEAAEWLYRAYRIDFLNGGIEYARFLAGQGEMRECEKVLMHILANIKRDADLVRVAEAVIDAGTDWKGMRRLIDALIDRFSAAVRSLGPGGIEVFARIYLRAAEEAFSVGEYARCKECSLRGLDMARKNPETFFDLIRRCKEATVAERPALPLRNRKPSGPVDETAPDLGLDEREEALVAFLRQHRESNEEELRKVLGTRRVSGAINRLIRKASDAGVTLIEKRGMGEHGEVYIYCGK, from the coding sequence ATGACAGACGAACCATCAGATGATCCCCGGAAGGAGGCGTTTGCCCTCTATGAAGAGGGGCGGTACCAGGAGTCGATCGGCGTGTGCACCAGGACGCCAGGGGACGCCTCTCTTGCCGTCCTCGTCGCCAAAAACCTTGTTGCGCTCGGCGAATACGAAGAGGCAGAGGCACAGGTGCGAGATCTCCTGGTGAAAATGCCCGAGTCTTCCTATCTTCACAGCTTTCTCGGCGGGGTGCTCGCCGCCAGGGGTGCGGACGGCGCAATCGCAGAGTACGCAGAGGCAATCCAGCTCGATCCGGGAAACGAAGAGGCGCTTCGCGCCTACTCGGCCTATTTCACCGGCTCCGGCGATCACCGCTCAGCCATCCCCCTGCTCTCGGCGCTTGCCCGCCTCTCGGGAAAGCGCGAGGATGCCATAGCGCTGGTGCGCTGTCTGATCGAGGCGGGAGAAGGAGAAGAGGCGCTTGTCGCATATGAAGAACTTCTCGGGAGCACAGGGGCCGACGTGGATTATATCGACGCCCTGATGGTGGCCGGCCGCCACCGGGAAGCCGCAGCAGCATCGATCAACGCCTTCAGGGAGAGAAAGGACCCGACGTTTCTGCGCCAGTACCTTGCCGCCGTGGCCGCATTCGACAGGAAGGGCGCATTGAAACTCTTCCCCCACTTCTTAAAGGACTGCCCGGACGACGACCTCGCCTTCGACCATGTCCTCCTCTTAAAGTCGGAAGGACGCTGCAGGGAGGCACTGGAAGGGTGCGAGGAACTCATCGCCCGGAACCCCCACCCGATCTACCAACTTGTGGCCTGCGAACTCATCGCCGCCACCGGAAGTACCGACCTCGCCCGTCAGGGCTACGAAGGGCTGATCGGAGAGGAGATGCACCGTATGGACGATCCGGAAAGCCTGGGCATGGTTATCGAAGCATATGAGGGATTTTTGAGAAAGACATTAAACCCTACGACCGTCCCCCCGTGTTACCTGGCCACGGTCTCGTCTGACGCAAACGTGGTCAGCCTCATCAGGACAGGGCTGTTCTATGCCTCGTTCGGGCATACAACAGAGGCTGCGGAGTGGCTGTACCGCGCATACCGGATCGACTTCCTCAACGGCGGCATCGAATACGCCCGGTTCCTCGCCGGGCAGGGGGAGATGCGTGAGTGCGAGAAGGTGCTCATGCACATCCTCGCCAATATTAAACGGGACGCAGACCTGGTGAGGGTGGCCGAAGCGGTCATCGACGCCGGCACCGACTGGAAGGGTATGCGCCGGTTGATCGATGCCCTCATCGACCGCTTCTCCGCCGCCGTCAGATCGCTTGGCCCGGGCGGGATCGAGGTCTTTGCACGCATATATCTCCGCGCGGCAGAAGAGGCGTTTTCAGTCGGGGAGTATGCCAGATGCAAGGAATGCTCGCTCCGCGGCCTTGATATGGCGCGGAAGAACCCGGAAACATTCTTCGACCTGATCAGGCGCTGCAAGGAGGCGACCGTCGCCGAGAGGCCGGCCCTCCCTCTCCGAAACAGGAAGCCTTCCGGGCCTGTGGATGAGACAGCGCCCGATCTTGGACTGGACGAGCGAGAAGAGGCACTCGTCGCCTTTTTACGGCAGCACCGCGAGAGCAATGAGGAGGAGCTCCGCAAGGTGCTCGGCACGCGCCGCGTGAGCGGGGCGATTAACCGCCTGATCAGAAAAGCCTCCGACGCCGGCGTCACGCTCATCGAGAAGAGAGGGATGGGAGAGCACGGCGAGGTCTATATCTACTGCGGAAAGTGA
- the brxD gene encoding BREX system ATP-binding protein BrxD: MDGNKAESIGIVNALRRGTVPASGLERLAVGLAVEERVIGGQLDYTASGGADVKFVRGEYGSGKTFLVARALEIARSKGFATAHVMISGDTPLHKLSALYFRILSSLRTAEHEHALKEIVDNWIFSIEERIIEVEGAAEEDEALEAGTVERIEAALADISTVNPALAAALRVYYTANNAGDFPLAQAALGWLSGEPHIGRDFRRAAGVKGEVDDISAFVFLQGIVRIVRAAGYAGIAVAVDEVETVQALPSNLREKGYNNLRQIVDAVDRGEMPHCYFLFTGTPAFFEGSKGIRSLPPLYDRLRVVGTDGVANPLQAQIVLRPFDMDKLEEAALNVSGIYADAASPVDRSRISHRFIRSMIDRITSRFGGRVDVIPRIFLREFVDILDKCELYPDYDPSSAYAFDAGKVKGELREEEEAFLEVEL; this comes from the coding sequence ATGGACGGAAACAAAGCAGAAAGCATCGGGATCGTCAACGCCCTCAGAAGGGGAACCGTCCCGGCGTCCGGGCTTGAACGGCTCGCTGTCGGTCTTGCGGTGGAAGAGCGGGTGATCGGTGGGCAGCTTGACTATACAGCCTCCGGCGGGGCCGACGTAAAGTTCGTCCGCGGAGAATACGGGAGCGGAAAGACATTTCTGGTGGCGCGCGCCCTTGAGATCGCCCGGAGTAAGGGGTTTGCGACAGCCCATGTAATGATCTCCGGGGACACGCCCCTCCACAAACTCAGCGCCCTGTACTTCCGCATCCTCTCCTCCCTGCGGACGGCCGAGCACGAACACGCCCTCAAGGAGATCGTGGACAACTGGATCTTCTCCATCGAGGAGCGGATCATCGAGGTGGAAGGCGCTGCCGAGGAGGACGAGGCCCTCGAAGCAGGAACGGTGGAGCGGATCGAGGCCGCGCTCGCCGACATATCGACGGTGAACCCGGCCCTTGCTGCCGCATTGCGCGTCTATTATACGGCGAACAACGCCGGGGACTTTCCCCTCGCCCAGGCGGCGCTCGGCTGGCTCTCGGGCGAACCCCATATCGGCCGGGACTTCAGGCGGGCGGCCGGTGTGAAGGGGGAGGTGGACGACATATCGGCCTTTGTCTTCCTGCAGGGGATCGTGCGGATCGTCAGGGCGGCCGGATACGCCGGGATTGCCGTAGCCGTCGACGAGGTCGAGACCGTGCAGGCCCTGCCCTCGAACCTCCGCGAGAAGGGGTATAACAACCTCCGCCAGATCGTCGACGCCGTCGACCGCGGGGAGATGCCCCACTGTTACTTCCTCTTCACCGGTACGCCGGCTTTCTTCGAGGGCTCGAAGGGGATCAGGTCGCTCCCTCCGCTCTACGACCGCCTGCGGGTAGTCGGTACCGACGGCGTCGCAAACCCACTGCAGGCGCAGATCGTTCTGCGGCCCTTCGACATGGACAAACTGGAGGAAGCGGCACTGAACGTATCTGGCATCTACGCCGACGCCGCATCGCCGGTGGACCGGAGCCGGATCTCTCACCGGTTTATCAGGTCGATGATCGACCGGATCACCTCGCGCTTCGGCGGGCGTGTCGATGTGATCCCGAGAATCTTCCTGCGGGAGTTCGTGGACATCCTGGACAAGTGCGAACTCTATCCGGACTATGATCCGTCTTCGGCCTATGCCTTCGACGCCGGGAAGGTGAAGGGAGAACTGCGGGAGGAGGAAGAGGCATTCCTCGAGGTCGAGTTGTAA
- a CDS encoding HD domain-containing protein, with protein MTDARNKQVYLSEIADGDRVDDLFLVLRREVKRKKDGNPYIFAIVADRSGTAPCTIWGTATCGETLLETCAALEVGRVFRISGKVSAFNSSLQISVNEGVEYLGQPVPESTIEPADYVRMNTDIDTLKRGVLDLIATIANPTLKDVVLEAISGADGFFEKPAAKGRHHEYPGGLAEHTLETARIAAAGCDAIDVGSNRDLIIAGALLHDIGKAFSFERSGLCFVARPEYDLVGHVSLGVTYLERFRSRLPSDIFSHLTHIVQSHHGPHGEVACQTPEAWTVHIADYASATLREVADDQAALEPGSGTRTGRKCGGPVWRF; from the coding sequence ATGACCGACGCCAGGAATAAACAGGTCTATCTTTCAGAGATCGCCGACGGGGACCGGGTCGACGATCTCTTCCTCGTCCTGAGACGAGAAGTGAAGCGGAAGAAAGACGGAAACCCCTATATTTTCGCCATCGTCGCCGACCGCTCCGGGACGGCGCCCTGCACTATCTGGGGAACAGCAACCTGCGGCGAAACGCTGCTTGAAACTTGCGCGGCCCTCGAAGTGGGCAGGGTGTTTCGCATATCAGGAAAGGTCTCCGCCTTTAATAGTTCCCTGCAGATCAGCGTGAATGAAGGCGTCGAGTACCTGGGGCAGCCGGTTCCGGAATCAACGATCGAACCGGCAGATTATGTCAGGATGAATACCGACATTGACACCCTGAAACGCGGGGTCCTGGACCTGATCGCAACGATTGCCAATCCCACCCTGAAAGATGTGGTGCTGGAGGCGATCTCGGGTGCAGATGGTTTTTTCGAGAAACCTGCAGCAAAAGGGCGGCATCATGAATACCCGGGCGGGCTTGCCGAGCACACCCTTGAAACGGCGAGGATTGCAGCGGCCGGATGCGACGCCATCGATGTCGGATCCAATCGGGACCTGATCATCGCCGGCGCGCTCCTCCACGACATCGGCAAGGCGTTTTCTTTCGAACGATCAGGCCTGTGCTTTGTTGCGCGGCCCGAGTATGATCTGGTCGGGCATGTCAGCCTCGGCGTCACCTACCTGGAGCGGTTCAGATCCCGCCTCCCATCCGACATCTTCTCCCACCTCACGCACATCGTCCAGTCGCACCACGGCCCCCACGGCGAGGTGGCCTGCCAGACGCCAGAGGCATGGACCGTCCACATCGCCGACTATGCCAGCGCCACCCTGCGGGAGGTGGCGGACGATCAGGCTGCCCTCGAGCCTGGGTCAGGGACGCGGACCGGCAGAAAGTGCGGCGGGCCGGTGTGGCGGTTTTGA
- the hisD gene encoding histidinol dehydrogenase, producing the protein MWKALDIEEWQERRRSDLAGVGAAVAAIVEGVRKDGDEALYRFTKEFDRIVLEDLAVTPEEFEGAYEEVEDSLIESLAEAEAHIRRFHELQRNRSLWLEEVEPGVIVGVKTTPLDRIGAYVPGGRAAYPSTALMTTVPAQVAGVPEICVCTPPPVHPLTLVALDIAGVDECYRVGGAQAIAAMALGTESIDPVQKIVGPGNVYVTAAKMMLREHAEIDFPAGPSEIGILADSTADPAFVAADVLAQAEHDPHAGCVLITTDAALPAKVGAEIKRQMKNAPRRSIIEAALGNSGYVVAADLDEAIAAMDYVAPEHLSIQVADPLSTLNAVHNAGSIFVGPYTAVAFGDYASGTNHVLPTAGFARVFSGLDVHHFCKTSSVQMIDREGLEWLGGVVETLATAEGLHAHAESVRIRRRKKD; encoded by the coding sequence ATGTGGAAGGCGCTGGATATTGAGGAATGGCAGGAGCGGCGGCGCTCAGACCTTGCAGGCGTGGGCGCGGCCGTCGCTGCGATCGTCGAGGGTGTGCGGAAAGATGGCGACGAAGCGCTCTACCGGTTCACGAAAGAATTCGACCGGATCGTTCTCGAAGACCTCGCCGTCACCCCGGAAGAGTTCGAGGGGGCGTACGAGGAGGTTGAGGACTCTCTGATCGAGAGCCTCGCCGAAGCCGAGGCGCATATCAGGAGGTTCCACGAGCTCCAGCGCAACCGTTCGCTCTGGCTTGAGGAGGTGGAGCCCGGCGTCATCGTCGGCGTCAAGACCACACCGCTCGACCGGATCGGCGCCTATGTCCCGGGTGGACGGGCGGCCTACCCCTCAACGGCCCTGATGACCACCGTTCCGGCGCAGGTGGCTGGCGTCCCTGAGATCTGTGTCTGCACCCCGCCGCCGGTCCACCCCCTCACCCTCGTCGCTCTCGACATCGCCGGTGTGGACGAGTGCTACCGCGTCGGCGGCGCCCAGGCGATCGCGGCGATGGCCCTCGGGACCGAGAGCATCGATCCGGTCCAGAAGATCGTCGGACCAGGCAACGTTTACGTCACCGCCGCCAAGATGATGCTGCGGGAGCATGCCGAGATCGACTTTCCAGCCGGCCCCTCGGAGATCGGCATTCTCGCCGACAGCACGGCAGATCCGGCATTCGTCGCTGCTGACGTCCTTGCCCAGGCCGAGCACGACCCCCATGCGGGATGCGTTCTCATCACCACCGACGCGGCGCTGCCCGCAAAGGTCGGCGCCGAGATCAAACGCCAGATGAAGAACGCCCCGCGCCGCTCGATCATCGAGGCCGCCCTCGGGAACTCGGGCTATGTCGTCGCCGCCGATCTCGACGAGGCGATCGCCGCCATGGACTACGTCGCCCCTGAGCACCTCTCCATCCAGGTCGCCGACCCGCTCTCGACCCTCAACGCCGTCCACAACGCCGGATCGATCTTCGTCGGGCCGTATACCGCCGTCGCATTCGGCGACTACGCCTCGGGGACCAACCACGTCCTTCCCACGGCAGGCTTCGCCCGGGTCTTCTCGGGTCTTGACGTCCACCACTTCTGCAAGACCTCCTCGGTCCAGATGATCGACAGGGAGGGCCTTGAGTGGCTTGGCGGGGTCGTCGAGACGCTTGCCACCGCCGAGGGGCTCCATGCCCATGCAGAGTCGGTCAGGATCCGCAGGCGGAAAAAAGACTGA